Proteins encoded by one window of Melanotaenia boesemani isolate fMelBoe1 chromosome 10, fMelBoe1.pri, whole genome shotgun sequence:
- the LOC121647542 gene encoding bromodomain-containing protein 1-like isoform X2, translated as MKKKGRNHRPSVLKRESSPIKPSPNRETLTYAQAQRMVELEVDGRVHRLSIYDKLDIIADDDPTAQEIMECNSNKENNEKPQQVLVRSVRLKNNQQKKNAALTTSHGGSTGSLLEPKFRTVEYNLPVVPKRSVTYYQYTERTAEELDEEVEYDMDEEDYAWLELINEKRKSEGISQVSHNLFEFIMDRFEKESYLATQGQNDLQSLVDEDAVCCICMDGDGADSNVILFCDSCNIPVHQECYGVPYIPEGQWLCRHCLQCPSRPAECLFCPNRGGALKKTDDDRWGHVACALWVPEVGFSDTVFIEPIDGVCNIPPARWKLTCYLCKAKGAGACIQCDKINCYTAFHVSCAQKAGLYMKMEPVKEVTASGATTFSVKKTAYCCSHTPEGCDHRPLNIYKEPHPQNGAFHKRADKRGGKARSKSWQKKKIKRLEPELEPEPEMPTNSGPSITASSFETILNQVAVQRKRQFVERVLSYWVLKRQSRNNVPLIRRLQANPQPPKAKQMDRVETNQALKEQLKEWHRLRHDLERARLLLELIRKREKLKREEMKLQQSVLEVQLTPFNILLRAVLSQLQEKDQYSIFAQPVSVKEVPDYLDHIKNPMDFFTMRKRIDAHSYRSLDDFEADFNLIITNCMAYNAKDTFFYKAAQRMLDHGGVILRRARREAERIGFDFPSGLHLPEAPRLEAPPPFSWEDVDRLLTPTYRQLTPLEDQLKELLEKLDLSTAMKHSPSRSKRLKLLKKTIMEVRNEISLKKSLPPLPPPSSSSDLVPPPTELKEKPPADPCITQEDKSLHPPTLELLTSPSQPDVSPSKKEPPSLKPINSLSDQTPMELDDNINTSTSVSPETPYGHIPDQPLPNGDIHIEASGTCNRRTNVLFRKSKSASPQKPPKAQEVSAASPPPLGAKTFLSVVIPRLETLLLPKKRTRSSSADGEEDEETPIKRLGTGIANGFVVEENTASPSPRLLEPRRRCASESSISSSGSVLCSTSAVIMSKSGKGRPAVARRSTVDDKSTLMPCIEKGEFTKAAKISSDHGPQSSEGGVPAQRGGASQAAAGRSQSRRADAVQVRRETLPRPLLRQQAQLAMAS; from the exons ATgaagaaaaaaggcagaaaccACCGCCCATCTGTGCTAAAGAGGGAGTCTTCTCCCATCAAGCCATCACCTAACAGGGAAACACTTACGTATGCACAAGCTCAGCGAATGGTGGAGCTGGAGGTGGACGGCCGAGTGCACCGGCTCAGCATCTATGACAAGCTGGATATCATCGCTGATGATGACCCCACGGCCCAGGAGATCATGGAGTGCAACAGCAACAAAGAGAACAATGAGAAACCCCAGCAGGTCCTGGTTCGCTCTGTGCGGCTCAAAAATAACCAGCAGAAGAAGAACGCTGCTCTCACCACCTCGCATGGTGGCAGTACCGGCAGCTTGTTGGAGCCAAAGTTTAGAACAGTTGAGTACAATTTACCAGTGGTGCCGAAGAGGTCGGTGACATATTACCAATACACTGAGAGGACGGCAGAGGAGTTGGATGAGGAGGTGGAGTACGACATGGATGAGGAAGACTATGCCTGGCTGGAGCTTATTAATGAGAAACGGAAGAGCGAGGGCATCAGTCAGGTGTCACACAACCTGTTTGAGTTTATTATGGACCGCTTTGAGAAGGAATCTTATTTAGCCACGCAGGGTCAGAACGACCTCCAGTCGCTGGTGGACGAGGATGCCGTCTGCTGCATCTGCATGGACGGAGATGGAGCAGACAGTAATGTCATCCTTTTCTGCGATTCCTGTAACATCCCAGTGCACCAGGAGTGCTACGGTGTGCCGTACATCCCTGAAGGTCAGTGGCTGTGCCGCCACTGCCTGCAGTGTCCGTCACGACCAGCCGAATGCCTCTTCTGTCCCAACCGAGGAGGAGCTCTGAAGAAGACAGACGATGATCGCTGGGGCCACGTAGCATGCGCATTGTGGGTGCCTGAAGTTGGTTTTTCCGACACGGTTTTCATTGAGCCCATCGACGGTGTCTGCAACATCCCGCCTGCCCGCTGGAAGCTGACCTGCTACCTCTGTAAAGCAAAGGGTGCGGGAGCTTGCATCCAGTGTGACAAGATAAACTGTTACACTGCCTTCCACGTCAGCTGTGCCCAGAAGGCCGGTCTCTACATGAAGATGGAGCCTGTCAAAGAGGTTACTGCATCTGGAGCCACCACCTTCTCTGTGAAAAAGACTGCTtactgctgcagccacacaccTGAAGGCTGCGATCACCGGCCTCTTAATATCTACAAGGAGCCTCACCCCCAAAATGGAGCCTTTCACAAGAGGGCGGATAAGAGAGGGGGAAAGGCTCGCTCCAAAAGCTGGcagaagaaaaagattaaaagattagAACCTGAACTGGAACCAGAACCTGAGATGCCAACCAACTCTGGGCCCAGCATCACTGCTTCAAG TTTCGAAACCATCCTGAACCAGGTCGCGGTGCAGAGGAAGCGTCAATTTGTTGAGCGGGTACTGAGCTACTGGGTGCTGAAGAGACAGTCGAGAAACAATGTTCCCCTGATCCGCCGACTACAGGCTAACCCTCAGCCGCCTAAAGCCAAGCAGATG GACCGCGTGGAGACGAACCAGGCACTGAAGGAGCAGCTGAAAGAATGGCACCGCCTTCGCCATGACCTGGAGCGAGCCCGTCTGCTGCTGGAGCTCatcaggaagagagagaaactgaAGAGGGAGGAG ATGAAGCTCCAGCAGTCAGTGCTGGAGGTCCAGCTGACCCCCTTCAACATCCTGCTGAGGGCTGTGCTCAGTCAGCTGCAGGAGAAGGACCAGTACAGCATCTTTGCACAGCCTGTCAGCGTTAAGGAG GTCCCTGACTACCTAGACCACATCAAGAACCCCATGGACTTCTTTACCATGAGGAAAAGAATTGATGCTCACAGTTATAGAAGTTTGGATGACTTTGAGGCCGACTTTAACCTCATAATCACCAACTGCATGGCATACAACGCCAAGGATACATTCTTCTACAAAGCAGCTCAGCGGATGCTGGACCACGGAGGAGTCATCCTCCGTAGGGCCCGCAGGGAGGCTGAGAGGATCGGCTTTGACTTCCCCAGTGGGCTGCACTTGCCCGAAGCCCCAAGACTGGAGGCACCACCTCCCTTCTCCTGGGAGGATG TGGACCGCCTGCTGACCCCCACCTACCGTCAGCTGACCCCTCTGGAGGATCAGCTAAAAGAGCTTCTGGAGAAACTGGACTTGAGCACTGCCATGAAGCACAGCCCGTCCCGCAGCAAGAGGCTTAAGCTGCTCAAGAAGACCATCATGGAAGTACGTAACGAGATAAGCCTGAAAAAGTCCCTCCCACCACtacctcccccctcctcctcctcggatCTCGTCCCACCCCCCACTGAATTGAAGGAGAAGCCACCAGCAGACCCCTGCATAACACAAGAGGACAAGTCTTTACATCCGCCAACATTAGAGCTGTTAACCTCACCGTCCCAGCCTGATGTCTCCCCCAGCAAGAAGGAGCCTCCATCTCTGAAGCCCATTAATTCCTTATCAGACCAGACTCCCATGGAGCTTGATGACAACATCAACACATCTACCTCAGTGTCCCCAGAAACCCCTTACGGGCACATTCCAGACCAACCACTTCCCAATGGAGACATTCACATAGAGGCCTCTGGTACCTGCAACCGACGGACCAACGTCCTATTCCGCAAGTCCAAGAGCGCCAGCCCACAGAAACCACCCAAGGCCCAAGAGGTGTCTGCTGCATCACCGCCACCCCTGGGAGCAAAGACTTTTCTTTCGGTGGTGATCCCACGACTGGAGACCCTCCTCTTGCCAAAGAAAAGAACGCGCAGCAGCAGCGCTGACggtgaggaggatgaggagacgCCCATCAAACGTCTCGGCACAG GTATAGCGAATGGTTTTGTGGTGGAGGAGAATACAGCATCGCCGTCTCCACGGCTACTAGAACCACGTCGTCGCTGCGCCTCCGAGTCCAGCATATCCTCCAGCGGTAGCGTTCTCTGCAGCACGAG CGCTGTCATCATGTCTAAAAGTGGTAAAGGGCGACCAGCTGTGGCTCGACGAAGCACTGTGGACGACAAAAGTACTCTGATGCCCTGCATTGAGAAAGGAGAATTCACCAAAGCTGCCAAGATCTCTTCAG